The DNA region TGATCAGCACTTGAACGCATGATAAAGTGTTCTCATTAGACACTTTCTgctcaaattttaaaaaaacttaTGCTAGTGTTTTCAAACGCCTATTTCGTAGataagttaaccacttaaaatatgtcGCCTCCTTTAATTAGACGCAGTAGCCTCAATAAGCTATAAAACCTCAGCCCCGTTTCAATTGAGGTTAatgtgtataaataaaggaggtgACATGTTTTATAAGGTTAATTATCTACATAATAGGCGCATGAGAACACGCACAAAAGTTCTAAAAAAAATTGAGCTGGAAGTGCCTAATAGGAACAATAATCATGTATCCAGGGGCTCAATTGAAATATATTGTAGTTCAAGTACTGTTAAATGAAATTTACTGGTAAGTTTTAATGGGCTTTCAATGTATTCCGCCAAAAAAATGTTCATGGATCTTAAGAACACCTATCTGAAATATATAATGCAGTTACGCCCGAAGGAGTTTGACTTTTTTTCAAGAAATTACACCCAATGATCTAACTTTTGGTCCCGCTTACCTTTTAGGCAAACCTTCAAGGTCAAACGTTAGAGTTTTTtccattggaaaaaaaaaacatactattAAACTTAATATGAAGCAAGCAGAGTCAAAATTCAAGACCACTCACCTCCAAAGCCATTCTTGTAATATCACCCACCTTTTATTAGTGAGTTCTTGTTAACAGAGGCCCAAGTTCTGTATAGCAGTCCATATATATAGCAGGCCCAAAGTACTGTTGTAATTAGCTCTTACACTTGTAGCCAGTATTTCATTTGTATTTTGTCCATTCTTGCAATTTGTATCATGACATGTATATAATAGATTCATTTTCTGATCtgatgaataacaaatatatatcCTCTTTCTTCTCTCTATATCTCTAttcgattagggtttttctctTCCAATTTTATTTTCGCAATTCAATTTGTGTGATCAACCAGTTCCCAAGTGATGAAAGTGAAAATCGGAATCAATAATCATGCCAGTGTCCAAGCATTTTAAACCATAGAAGCTGAAAATTATAGTTAATTGTAATGACTTGGACGTTGAAAATATGTTTGTGTTTATCGAATGTCTTGTAAACTTCGAGAAGATACACATTTctttacttaattatatcttcAACAAGGGTTCTTAGGTGATTCTTTTTCATAGGTCAATCATGTGAAGGTTCATTTTAAACATAAATGGACATGAGAAatgatgtcacataaattgaaatctAAAGTTCTACGGGCACTAATACCGAGCATGAGTGCCACAATATTTGTGTGTCTTATAAGACTTTTTGACACTTGACGTCAAAAATATTCTATAATATATGTGTGGCTAAAAACTCTTCTCATTAAAGGTATAACAACAAGTTTTTGAATTCTTTTCAACTTTACAAAAACTTGTCAATATTTTCataacaaaccaaaaaaaaaaaaattggcagtcACATAAATAGAAAGGAGTACTTTTTTAGGATATAAAACTCTCATTTTCTTAGGACTAGTAATTTTGGGAAAGCTCTTTAGTTTTGCTTCATTTGAACTCTAATAATTCTTAGCCTAGAGTGTTAATAACAAGACGTTACGTTCCAcatattatgaaaaaaaaatgctACAGTATAATGGGAAGAGGTGAACCCAATTGGACAGTTAACAATGATCAGCTAGCAACGAGATTCCAAATTGTAATCAAGGTAATTTGATTTTTCGAAATGAAAGATTGAACAACTATTAAATATAGAACTGACTATATGAATAGATTGTTCCTTTATGTAAGATAGTAGGACTTGCTATCCACATTACAAGAAAATTACCAAATGCAGAAAATTAGAAAGACAATTATTTCGTCTCTGATTAATTGTTACATATCACACTCTGCTATAGTCATAAAGTAGCATAAATCATAAGCATGGTTTAAGTTTTCACTACATTAAGCTATCATCAGGCTGCAGCAACAGTTTCCGCGGGCTTTTCTTCTGCGGGCTTTGGTTCGGGCTCAGCTGGTGTATCTGCAGGCTTTTCTTCTACGGGCTTTGTTTCTGCGGGCTTTGTTTCGGGTACAGCTGGTGCTGGTGCTGCTTCTGCTTCCCAGAAAGAAGTCTTCTTTCCAGTCTTTGAAACAGTCTGGAAAACAGCTTCTGGTTCAACATTTCCCTTTACTGTCACTTTTTGCTCCTTTATATCGATGTCAAATGATTCAACACCTACAATATATTCGTAGAGAACATTTGAGTCAAATTAGTTGTTCACAATATTACTCGCTTCATTTCACTTTATGCATACACTCGGAGGCAAATGTTCTGTTTATACTTTATAGTACAGATATATTCCGTTTCTAGTACGTATTTGGCAGAACCTAATGACTTTGATCCAGATCATTGTATTTATCATTAAAAAATCATCTGATATGTACAAATTATAATTTCAGAAATGACAgattatatatttagaaattcTAAGCAACATATATAGGTGTCAACTGTAACAGGCTAGGATAACAAGGATAAATGTAGCAAAGGATAAAaaagcaaatatatatattttgtaaatGTACCTTCCATTTTGCCCAAAACCCTGTTCACAGCTCCGACACAGCCTTGGCATGACATGCCAACCTTGAGAACAACGGTCTGCCATATCATTTAGGGAAAAAAGAAGTTTGATCAAGATTTTGAAGTTTAATCTTTATACACTGATAATTTTATGTCACATAAAAGATGACTATGTAACTATTCATATATAATGAGTGGTTAATAAGTGGAACATTATATGTTACAACATTTTACAATAAAGGTATAATTAAATAATGGGATACATTTTTAGTCATTCAGTTATTAGTAAATTCTTATTTTTGTCTTTGTGATATTTGACTGACACATTTaaccttttatttaatttaaatgtATGTTTTTGGTCCTTTTATGTAGATAGTTTATATGTTATATACATTGTACTATCTGTAGAACTATATAACCATCAAATATGAAGTACCAATACAATCTTATCGTAACACAAGAGTAATTAAGTAGTGGAATGGTGAATAATTATGAAAAAAATTGTGAATATTCACTAGCAACGGAATCAAACGTGGACATTTCATAATTAATTAAAAGTAAATGTACTTTGTAAGATATCACAATGCCCAAAATCAAAATTTCTTTAATAATTGAGGGATCAATTAACCCTCAAACAATTTTCAGTGTATGCGAGTTAAATCCTTATTCAATTAGGTGAGTATAGCAATGTAAGAGTGAGCTTTCAAAGGATTTATCAATTTTAATAGTATTGCAAAGACTCGAGAGAGTCAACTCATCTCTGCCCCAATTAACAAAAAGGGAAAAGGATTAGTTTGGGGGTTAATCCTATTTCATTCTTTGTAAGTTTCTTCGATCAAATTCATTAATCCAATGATAATTGATTAGTTTCGGGGAAACTATGCTttagcgcaaaaaaaaaaaaaaaaaaaaaaatcagcactGACAATTTTTTTCAGACAGACCAATTGGTCAACAAGAAAAACATTCACCACAAACCCATAATTGATCAATTTTAAGCTCAAAAGAGAGAAGATTGTCTTTGATATATCGATGATTAACAAAGCTAGCTACTTTAAATTTATAATTCACACcaagaactctttttttttttttcattccaaGTCATGATCTTATTACCATTTGGGTTTTCAAAATTCACACCAAGAAGTCAGCTCAAGTGAGAAAATTTAAATCAGAATTTGAGTTATACAAtcacaacttcatcaaacccttCAGAGAATCCCAAGATTATTGTTGGCTTAAAATAATTAATTAGCAAAACAGACAACATGAGTATAAATGGAATATTATCAACACATGATCTAGAAAAAATAATGAAGAGTTAAAAAACAGGGGgtgtgggggagggggggggggttgtaCATACCTGAGACATGATGATGAAATTTTAGGATGAGAAGAAAAAACTGACAGAGATTTTGCTTTCCTatgaagaaaaaatatatttggccTTTGAAGTTATGGTAGAGTTGAGCGTGTCAAAGTCTATTTATAGAACAAGAAAAAGGGACAAAAGTATACAATATACTTTAATTCTTTTTCGTTCCAAGTGTTACGTTGTTTTAGTAATTAAAATTCTATTTAGAATCTTTGGACTTTGGCAAGTTACTTATTACTCcctcttattttttctttttactcCCTCCATCGTCCCTTAAGAAACTATTTATTAAATTCCCTTATTTATTACGATTTAAAAATTTAAGTCCGATCTAGTACATTATGTAATTACTTAATGATAAGAGTgattgtaaaaataaaaaataaaaattctctTTTGATTTGCTAAAGTGAACGAGTTAAAATGATAATCTATTTTTAATATAAGAGACAGGTaaaaaggaacatagggagtagTTTTTAAAAGAATGcatctttttatatttagcaaGTTTTTCCCTCACTGTTTTGGATACTTGGTGaatcttagtagctcagttgattGACTATCTGAATTTTCATCTTATTAGTGAGGGTTCAATTCCCCACCGtgtaatcccctcccccattTCCCCGACCCCTACCcccaattttaaaaattaaaaaaaaaaaaagtttttagtTCTAATTTTTTACTGTTAGTGATGCTTTCTTGTAGGCATGACATATTCTTAAACCCATAAAATTTgaagaacaaatagaggggagggtaaaatgggttagcggtggtgaggtggcatgccgcGTGACATTcacctcatcaaatgttagtGCCACGTAAGATTAGATGTCCACATTAAACAACTTTAACAgaggaagggtatatttgaaccaatttAACAGAAGAAAGATATATTTAAACCAATAATATAACGACAAAAGTATATTTGGACTCGAAACTTGGCTCTTTTTCAATAGTACAGGTGTATATTCGGCCCTTTTCCGTAATATAAATCAGAGAGAATATATACCAAGAACCTATGGAGTAATAATGTTGTAGAAAATGGGTAGATGTGACTGGGCACTAGGGAGGTAAATGAGTGGTAGC from Lycium barbarum isolate Lr01 chromosome 10, ASM1917538v2, whole genome shotgun sequence includes:
- the LOC132614463 gene encoding copper transport protein ATX1-like isoform X2 — translated: MSQTVVLKVGMSCQGCVGAVNRVLGKMEGVESFDIDIKEQKVTVKGNVEPEAVFQTVSKTGKKTSFWEAEAAPAPAVPETKPAETKPVEEKPADTPAEPEPKPAEEKPAETVAAA
- the LOC132614463 gene encoding copper transport protein ATX1-like isoform X1, with translation MIWQTVVLKVGMSCQGCVGAVNRVLGKMEGVESFDIDIKEQKVTVKGNVEPEAVFQTVSKTGKKTSFWEAEAAPAPAVPETKPAETKPVEEKPADTPAEPEPKPAEEKPAETVAAA